Proteins encoded within one genomic window of Arachis ipaensis cultivar K30076 chromosome B08, Araip1.1, whole genome shotgun sequence:
- the LOC107614114 gene encoding uncharacterized protein LOC107614114 isoform X2, with translation MASYSGPNSEPSFPLHLCFFLLTLFMFLGFSWYLNYEPIMESLMDQVKLVLMVSPLVLLLVLHLVTNYGDGGLLSSVIPLPERDSLHRAGGTPWGVGLVLVLLLFMVSYQSSFQERWFPLLSRKT, from the exons ATGGCTTCATACTCAGGTCCAAATTCTGAGCCCTCATTCCCTTTGCATCTATGCTTCTTCCTTCTAACCCTATTCATGTTCCTTGGGTTTTCATGGTACCTAAACTATGAACCAATAATGGAGAGCTTGATGGACCAAGTGAAGCTTGTTCTAATGGTCTCCCCACTGGTGCTGCTTCTTGTGCTTCACTTGGTTACGAATTACGGCGACGGAGGGTTGTTGTCGTCGGTGATTCCATTGCCGGAGAGGGATTCACTCCACAGAGCAGGTGGAACTCCTTGGGGTGTTGGGTTAGTTCTTGTGCTTCTTTTGTTTATGGTTTCTTACCAATCTTCCTTCCAAGAGCGTTGGTTTCCTCTACTAAGCag GAAGACATGA
- the LOC107614114 gene encoding uncharacterized protein LOC107614114 isoform X3 — protein MASYSGPNSEPSFPLHLCFFLLTLFMFLGFSWYLNYEPIMESLMDQVKLVLMVSPLVLLLVLHLVTNYGDGGLLSSVIPLPERDSLHRAGGTPWGVGLVLVLLLFMVSYQSSFQERWFPLLSS, from the exons ATGGCTTCATACTCAGGTCCAAATTCTGAGCCCTCATTCCCTTTGCATCTATGCTTCTTCCTTCTAACCCTATTCATGTTCCTTGGGTTTTCATGGTACCTAAACTATGAACCAATAATGGAGAGCTTGATGGACCAAGTGAAGCTTGTTCTAATGGTCTCCCCACTGGTGCTGCTTCTTGTGCTTCACTTGGTTACGAATTACGGCGACGGAGGGTTGTTGTCGTCGGTGATTCCATTGCCGGAGAGGGATTCACTCCACAGAGCAGGTGGAACTCCTTGGGGTGTTGGGTTAGTTCTTGTGCTTCTTTTGTTTATGGTTTCTTACCAATCTTCCTTCCAAGAGCGTTGGTTTCCTCTACTAAGCag ttga
- the LOC107614114 gene encoding uncharacterized protein LOC107614114 isoform X1, whose amino-acid sequence MASYSGPNSEPSFPLHLCFFLLTLFMFLGFSWYLNYEPIMESLMDQVKLVLMVSPLVLLLVLHLVTNYGDGGLLSSVIPLPERDSLHRAGGTPWGVGLVLVLLLFMVSYQSSFQERWFPLLSRLWRTFLADLVIQMLGTDYARLLHINFAISWIYLLLQLDLIC is encoded by the exons ATGGCTTCATACTCAGGTCCAAATTCTGAGCCCTCATTCCCTTTGCATCTATGCTTCTTCCTTCTAACCCTATTCATGTTCCTTGGGTTTTCATGGTACCTAAACTATGAACCAATAATGGAGAGCTTGATGGACCAAGTGAAGCTTGTTCTAATGGTCTCCCCACTGGTGCTGCTTCTTGTGCTTCACTTGGTTACGAATTACGGCGACGGAGGGTTGTTGTCGTCGGTGATTCCATTGCCGGAGAGGGATTCACTCCACAGAGCAGGTGGAACTCCTTGGGGTGTTGGGTTAGTTCTTGTGCTTCTTTTGTTTATGGTTTCTTACCAATCTTCCTTCCAAGAGCGTTGGTTTCCTCTACTAAGCag GCTATGGAGAACATTTCTGGCAGATCTGGTCATTCAAATGCTTGGAACAGATTATGCTAGACTCTTGCATATTAACTTTGCTATATCCTGGATTTATCTACTTCTCCAACTTGATTTGATTTGCTAA